One genomic window of Silurus meridionalis isolate SWU-2019-XX chromosome 22, ASM1480568v1, whole genome shotgun sequence includes the following:
- the znf516 gene encoding zinc finger protein 516 isoform X2, which translates to MEVERKEVTDNSLSKKLHNEPDEEKNQVHNCDLCGKTFLFLSSLSQHMRKHTGEKPYKCPHCQHRSAQKGSLKAHIRTHKGDSMIKNTGGNEEEVEDEGDKEGGVPEEQGGCSSPTESTSACNKVVSGEETTKTRKKGVKKERANSEGGKQCSLCRKRLRSQAELELHMQNFHDSSQEKHLQAEAQNTHPTEENSTMEEGPNMEEAEKENELGKGDFPCDQCDQIFTQAWFLKAHMKKHQNTRDHGCRICGRRFREPWFLRSHMKTHNTKTKPKTDSELPATVNEVTQVEASLINDVCIYELCAKCGNFFHDRKSLQLHEQVHKNRDHSTNSDDGLLSPLTKRRFLECLNLRTAGEMEKLSEGKGMVGKRIPELDPVSSYQAWQLATRGRVMEVSEKGLGWEERLADADVVYDKKKGEYVLLRQEKRKKQLDATLSIPNKKRRGTVTQGSNSTSMATEHQRNVGQTSIAGGDAESLCDSEYRPSFCHGHKNPQNKTSECLECGKGFRTQQQMVIHMLIRHGSMSESINGVSLQNLFPNTQPGLSKPVNSQEDQSLNNCPEDTDKKPYTCDHCDFSTADSAALVSHVCNQHAAVSNEALNSMITQSHTPSTSHSGFPRLRNALLQQSYWPDSTSTHLERAALSSTALSSKNNENEDEKSKGHEEGSSDKTHASLLNLSVEVKSGKAEDLDSVQNGLIRHECPYCSHTTLYPEVLWIHQRIAHKIDSTTLIPKWAPKNGVKGPKSILEFKRRTGPPPFLEGKDCPSLPQTRILRTSPPELSPRGNKDKPQSSSSSSNGESTYSQSKGQHAGRLSQPSKQNPSRSRVDEVKSTKNKTDSHQYITSSTSKARPKPSPQKTGSRLMESSSMPQEGLRFMLTSKHNASEQRSPKPQTSSRAEPPAQDTESSPGYDLWSRLSHQMIGGSSSHSQAKKQQTGDSPGAIADIYSFLKNCSPHDLAVLYHHWGFNNMMMEQAGMARSGQKEGEYICHVCGKNFSQPSHYRTHMRSHTAGHLLPADLLECNGLLGVQPLQKPPNK; encoded by the exons ATGGAAGTTGAACGGAAAGAGGTCACGGACAACTCCCTTTCCAAAAAACTGCATAATGAACCTGATGAGGAAAAGAATCAAGTTCACAACTGTGACCTCTGCGGCAAGACCTTTCTTTTCTTGAGCTCATTGTCCCAGCACATGAGGAAGCACACAGGGGAAAAGCCGTACAAGTGCCCCCATTGCCAACATCGTAGTGCCCAAAAAGGCAGTCTGAAAGCCCACATTCGCACCCATAAGGGAGACAGTATGATTAAGAACACTGGAGGCAACGAGGAAGAGGTAGAAGATGAAGGAGACAAGGAAGGTGGAGTTCCTGAGGAGCAGGGTGGTTGTTCTAGCCCAACTGAAAGCACGTCTGCTTGCAACAAAGTGGTCAGTGGCGAGGAAACCACAAAGACAAGAAAGAAAGGggttaaaaaagagagagcaaaCAGTGAGGGAGGAAAGCAGTGCTCACTATGTAGGAAGAGGCTCCGGAGTCAAGCTGAGCTGGAGCTGCATATGCAAAACTTTCATGATTCCTCGCAGGAAAAGCACTTGCAGGCAGAggcacaaaacacacatcccACAGAGGAGAACTCCACAATGGAGGAAGGTCCCAACATGGAGGAAGCTGAGAAAGAGAATGAGCTTGGTAAAGGGGACTTTCCCTGTGATCAGTGTGACCAAATCTTCACCCAAGCCTGGTTCCTCAAAGCCCACATGAAGAAGCATCAGAACACTCGGGATCATGGTTGTCGGATTTGTGGTCGTCGATTCCGTGAACCCTGGTTTTTGCGTAGCCACATGAAAACGCACAACACCAAGACCAAGCCAAAGACTGATTCTGAACTTCCTgcgacggttaatgaggtgacacaGGTCGAAGCATCCTTAATAAATGATGTTTGTATATATGAACTGTGTGCCAAATGTGGTAACTTTTTCCATGACCGCAAAAGCTTGCAGCTCCACGAGCAAGTTCACAAGAACAGAGATCATTCTACTAACAGCGATGATGGTCTTTTATCTCCTCTCACCAAGAGACGGTTCCTCGAGTGCCTAAACTTGAGAACGGCAGGTGAGATGGAGAAGCTTTCAGAAGGAAAAGGGATGGTTGGTAAGAGAATCCCCGAGTTGGATCCTGTTAGCAGTTATCAGGCGTGGCAGCTGGCCACCAGAGGCAGGGTGATGGAGGTTTCTGAAAAAGGCCTGGGCTGGGAGGAGAGGTTAGCAGATGCAGATGTTGTCTATGACAAGAAAAAAGGTGAATATGTTCTCCTGAGACAGGAGAAACGAAAGAAACAATTGGATGCCACTCTCAGTATCCCCAATAAGAAGAGACGAGGGACGGTGACCCAAGGCTCGAACAGCACCAGCATGGCCACCGAGCACCAGAGAAATGTTGGGCAGACATCGATAGCAGGTGGAGATGCTGAGAGTTTGTGTGACTCAGAATATCGTCCATCTTTTTGTCATGGCCATAAAAATCCCCAGAATAAGACCTCGGAGTGCTTGGAGTGTGGAAAAGGATTCCGAACTCAGCAACAGATGGTGATTCACATGCTCATAAGACATGGCAGCATGAGCGAAAGCATAAATGGGGTTTCTCTACAAAATCTCtttccaaacacacagccaggtCTTTCTAAACCTGTGAACTCTCAAGAGGACCAAAGCCTGAATAATTGCCCTGAAGATACAG ATAAAAAGCCATACACCTGCGACCACTGTGATTTCAGCACTGCTGATTCAGCTGCTCTGGTGTCTCACGTATGCAATCAGCATGCAGCTGTCAGCAATGAGGCCTTAAACAGCATGATCACCCAAAGCCACACTCCTTCCACCAGCCACAGTGGCTTCCCCAGGCTGAGGAATGCACTACTCCAGCAGTCCTATTGGCCCGACAGCACCTCCACCCACCTGGAGAGGGCAGCACTAAGCAGCACAGCACTTTCCTCCAAGAACAATGAGAATGAAGATGAGAAGAGCAAAGGCCATGAAGAGGGCAGTTCTGACAAAACGCATGCTAGTCTATTGAATCTCTCCGTGGAGGTTAAAAGTGGTAAAGCAGAAGATCTTGACTCAGTACAGAATGGTCTAATAAGGCATGAGTGCCCGTACTGTTCCCATACCACATTGTACCCTGAGGTTCTCTGGATCCATCAAAGAATTGCACATAAAATCGACAGCACCACTCTGATACCTAAATGGGCTCCTAAAAATGGTGTTAAGGGACCTAAGTCCATTCTTGAATTCAAGAGGCGTACTGGACCACCTCCATTTTTGGAAGGCAAGGATTGCCCTTCACTGCCTCAGACTCGAATCCTCCGCACAAGTCCCCCTGAATTAAGCCCCAGAGGAAACAAGGACAAGCCtcaaagcagcagcagcagcagcaacggCGAATCCACTTACTCACAAAGCAAAGGCCAGCATGCTGGACGACTATCACAACCCTCTAAACAAAATCCCAGCAGGTCCCGGGTAGATGAAGTCAAGAGCACCAAGAACAAGACAGATTCTCATCAATATATTACTTCATCGACAAGTAAAGCAAGACCAAAACCAAGTCCTCAAAAGACAGGGAGCAGATTGATGGAAAGTAGCTCAATGCCTCAAGAAGGACTCCGCTTCATGCTCACCAGCAAGCACAATGCCTCGGAGCAGAGAAGTCCCAAACCTCAGACCTCTAGCCGAGCTGAACCTCCAGCCCAGGACACGGAGAGCTCACCAGGATATGACCTCTGGAGTAGGCTCAGTCATCAGATGATAGGTGGATCATCTTCACACTCACAGGCTAAAAAGCAGCAGACTGGAGACAGTCCAGGAGCAATTGCAGACATCTACAGTTTCTTGAAGAATTGCAGTCCTCATGACCTGGCTGTGCTGTATCATCACTGGGGCTTTAATAACATGATGATGGAGCAAGCAG GGATGGCGAGGTCAGGGCAGAAAGAGGGCGAGTACATCTGTCATGTGTGTGGGAAGAACTTCAGCCAGCCAAGCCATTACCGCACACACATGAGATCTcatacag cTGGCCACCTTCTTCCTGCAGACCTTTTAGAGTGCAATGGACTCCTGGGAGTCCAACCTCTGCAGAAGCCCCCCAACAa
- the znf516 gene encoding zinc finger protein 516 isoform X1, protein MEVERKEVTDNSLSKKLHNEPDEEKNQVHNCDLCGKTFLFLSSLSQHMRKHTGEKPYKCPHCQHRSAQKGSLKAHIRTHKGDSMIKNTGGNEEEVEDEGDKEGGVPEEQGGCSSPTESTSACNKVVSGEETTKTRKKGVKKERANSEGGKQCSLCRKRLRSQAELELHMQNFHDSSQEKHLQAEAQNTHPTEENSTMEEGPNMEEAEKENELGKGDFPCDQCDQIFTQAWFLKAHMKKHQNTRDHGCRICGRRFREPWFLRSHMKTHNTKTKPKTDSELPATVNEVTQVEASLINDVCIYELCAKCGNFFHDRKSLQLHEQVHKNRDHSTNSDDGLLSPLTKRRFLECLNLRTAGEMEKLSEGKGMVGKRIPELDPVSSYQAWQLATRGRVMEVSEKGLGWEERLADADVVYDKKKGEYVLLRQEKRKKQLDATLSIPNKKRRGTVTQGSNSTSMATEHQRNVGQTSIAGGDAESLCDSEYRPSFCHGHKNPQNKTSECLECGKGFRTQQQMVIHMLIRHGSMSESINGVSLQNLFPNTQPGLSKPVNSQEDQSLNNCPEDTDKKPYTCDHCDFSTADSAALVSHVCNQHAAVSNEALNSMITQSHTPSTSHSGFPRLRNALLQQSYWPDSTSTHLERAALSSTALSSKNNENEDEKSKGHEEGSSDKTHASLLNLSVEVKSGKAEDLDSVQNGLIRHECPYCSHTTLYPEVLWIHQRIAHKIDSTTLIPKWAPKNGVKGPKSILEFKRRTGPPPFLEGKDCPSLPQTRILRTSPPELSPRGNKDKPQSSSSSSNGESTYSQSKGQHAGRLSQPSKQNPSRSRVDEVKSTKNKTDSHQYITSSTSKARPKPSPQKTGSRLMESSSMPQEGLRFMLTSKHNASEQRSPKPQTSSRAEPPAQDTESSPGYDLWSRLSHQMIGGSSSHSQAKKQQTGDSPGAIADIYSFLKNCSPHDLAVLYHHWGFNNMMMEQAGMARSGQKEGEYICHVCGKNFSQPSHYRTHMRSHTGERPFQCQYCPYSASQKGNLKTHVQTVHRLTFDNAQYPDRRLHHAPSVDHTHPSSPGSSHRAATS, encoded by the exons ATGGAAGTTGAACGGAAAGAGGTCACGGACAACTCCCTTTCCAAAAAACTGCATAATGAACCTGATGAGGAAAAGAATCAAGTTCACAACTGTGACCTCTGCGGCAAGACCTTTCTTTTCTTGAGCTCATTGTCCCAGCACATGAGGAAGCACACAGGGGAAAAGCCGTACAAGTGCCCCCATTGCCAACATCGTAGTGCCCAAAAAGGCAGTCTGAAAGCCCACATTCGCACCCATAAGGGAGACAGTATGATTAAGAACACTGGAGGCAACGAGGAAGAGGTAGAAGATGAAGGAGACAAGGAAGGTGGAGTTCCTGAGGAGCAGGGTGGTTGTTCTAGCCCAACTGAAAGCACGTCTGCTTGCAACAAAGTGGTCAGTGGCGAGGAAACCACAAAGACAAGAAAGAAAGGggttaaaaaagagagagcaaaCAGTGAGGGAGGAAAGCAGTGCTCACTATGTAGGAAGAGGCTCCGGAGTCAAGCTGAGCTGGAGCTGCATATGCAAAACTTTCATGATTCCTCGCAGGAAAAGCACTTGCAGGCAGAggcacaaaacacacatcccACAGAGGAGAACTCCACAATGGAGGAAGGTCCCAACATGGAGGAAGCTGAGAAAGAGAATGAGCTTGGTAAAGGGGACTTTCCCTGTGATCAGTGTGACCAAATCTTCACCCAAGCCTGGTTCCTCAAAGCCCACATGAAGAAGCATCAGAACACTCGGGATCATGGTTGTCGGATTTGTGGTCGTCGATTCCGTGAACCCTGGTTTTTGCGTAGCCACATGAAAACGCACAACACCAAGACCAAGCCAAAGACTGATTCTGAACTTCCTgcgacggttaatgaggtgacacaGGTCGAAGCATCCTTAATAAATGATGTTTGTATATATGAACTGTGTGCCAAATGTGGTAACTTTTTCCATGACCGCAAAAGCTTGCAGCTCCACGAGCAAGTTCACAAGAACAGAGATCATTCTACTAACAGCGATGATGGTCTTTTATCTCCTCTCACCAAGAGACGGTTCCTCGAGTGCCTAAACTTGAGAACGGCAGGTGAGATGGAGAAGCTTTCAGAAGGAAAAGGGATGGTTGGTAAGAGAATCCCCGAGTTGGATCCTGTTAGCAGTTATCAGGCGTGGCAGCTGGCCACCAGAGGCAGGGTGATGGAGGTTTCTGAAAAAGGCCTGGGCTGGGAGGAGAGGTTAGCAGATGCAGATGTTGTCTATGACAAGAAAAAAGGTGAATATGTTCTCCTGAGACAGGAGAAACGAAAGAAACAATTGGATGCCACTCTCAGTATCCCCAATAAGAAGAGACGAGGGACGGTGACCCAAGGCTCGAACAGCACCAGCATGGCCACCGAGCACCAGAGAAATGTTGGGCAGACATCGATAGCAGGTGGAGATGCTGAGAGTTTGTGTGACTCAGAATATCGTCCATCTTTTTGTCATGGCCATAAAAATCCCCAGAATAAGACCTCGGAGTGCTTGGAGTGTGGAAAAGGATTCCGAACTCAGCAACAGATGGTGATTCACATGCTCATAAGACATGGCAGCATGAGCGAAAGCATAAATGGGGTTTCTCTACAAAATCTCtttccaaacacacagccaggtCTTTCTAAACCTGTGAACTCTCAAGAGGACCAAAGCCTGAATAATTGCCCTGAAGATACAG ATAAAAAGCCATACACCTGCGACCACTGTGATTTCAGCACTGCTGATTCAGCTGCTCTGGTGTCTCACGTATGCAATCAGCATGCAGCTGTCAGCAATGAGGCCTTAAACAGCATGATCACCCAAAGCCACACTCCTTCCACCAGCCACAGTGGCTTCCCCAGGCTGAGGAATGCACTACTCCAGCAGTCCTATTGGCCCGACAGCACCTCCACCCACCTGGAGAGGGCAGCACTAAGCAGCACAGCACTTTCCTCCAAGAACAATGAGAATGAAGATGAGAAGAGCAAAGGCCATGAAGAGGGCAGTTCTGACAAAACGCATGCTAGTCTATTGAATCTCTCCGTGGAGGTTAAAAGTGGTAAAGCAGAAGATCTTGACTCAGTACAGAATGGTCTAATAAGGCATGAGTGCCCGTACTGTTCCCATACCACATTGTACCCTGAGGTTCTCTGGATCCATCAAAGAATTGCACATAAAATCGACAGCACCACTCTGATACCTAAATGGGCTCCTAAAAATGGTGTTAAGGGACCTAAGTCCATTCTTGAATTCAAGAGGCGTACTGGACCACCTCCATTTTTGGAAGGCAAGGATTGCCCTTCACTGCCTCAGACTCGAATCCTCCGCACAAGTCCCCCTGAATTAAGCCCCAGAGGAAACAAGGACAAGCCtcaaagcagcagcagcagcagcaacggCGAATCCACTTACTCACAAAGCAAAGGCCAGCATGCTGGACGACTATCACAACCCTCTAAACAAAATCCCAGCAGGTCCCGGGTAGATGAAGTCAAGAGCACCAAGAACAAGACAGATTCTCATCAATATATTACTTCATCGACAAGTAAAGCAAGACCAAAACCAAGTCCTCAAAAGACAGGGAGCAGATTGATGGAAAGTAGCTCAATGCCTCAAGAAGGACTCCGCTTCATGCTCACCAGCAAGCACAATGCCTCGGAGCAGAGAAGTCCCAAACCTCAGACCTCTAGCCGAGCTGAACCTCCAGCCCAGGACACGGAGAGCTCACCAGGATATGACCTCTGGAGTAGGCTCAGTCATCAGATGATAGGTGGATCATCTTCACACTCACAGGCTAAAAAGCAGCAGACTGGAGACAGTCCAGGAGCAATTGCAGACATCTACAGTTTCTTGAAGAATTGCAGTCCTCATGACCTGGCTGTGCTGTATCATCACTGGGGCTTTAATAACATGATGATGGAGCAAGCAG GGATGGCGAGGTCAGGGCAGAAAGAGGGCGAGTACATCTGTCATGTGTGTGGGAAGAACTTCAGCCAGCCAAGCCATTACCGCACACACATGAGATCTcatacag